The Kitasatospora setae KM-6054 genome contains a region encoding:
- a CDS encoding lysoplasmalogenase, whose translation MTALRDPRTARVLLTAFTVVTAAHLLAIAFGVKPLQYGTKPLLMPLLAAWVWALAKPGTPRLLVPALLCGAGGDILLEIGGTVAFLAGMGSFAAGHVCYVTMFVKLGALADRRRTLLVAGCYAVLWAALIVLLWPDLDAGMRVPVALYSLLLASTAVTASQVNVRAGLGGALFLFSDTLIATDLADWRHLPAHGFLIMATYLAGQYLLTIGTLERTGGAGRTGSAGHSSSAGHSSSAGRTGSAERTAS comes from the coding sequence ATGACCGCCCTTCGCGACCCGCGCACCGCGCGGGTCCTGCTGACCGCCTTCACCGTCGTCACGGCCGCGCACCTGCTGGCGATCGCCTTCGGGGTCAAGCCCCTGCAGTACGGCACCAAACCGCTGCTGATGCCGCTGCTGGCGGCCTGGGTGTGGGCCCTCGCGAAGCCCGGCACGCCGCGGCTGCTGGTGCCCGCGCTGCTGTGCGGCGCGGGCGGCGACATCCTGCTGGAGATCGGCGGGACGGTCGCCTTCCTGGCCGGGATGGGCTCGTTCGCGGCCGGCCACGTCTGCTACGTGACGATGTTCGTCAAGCTCGGCGCGCTCGCCGACCGGCGCCGGACGCTGCTGGTCGCGGGCTGCTACGCGGTGCTCTGGGCGGCACTGATCGTGCTGCTCTGGCCCGACCTGGACGCCGGGATGCGCGTCCCGGTGGCGCTCTACAGCCTGCTGCTGGCCTCCACCGCGGTGACCGCCTCGCAGGTCAACGTGCGGGCCGGGCTGGGCGGGGCGCTGTTCCTGTTCTCCGACACCCTGATCGCCACCGACCTGGCGGACTGGCGGCACCTGCCCGCGCACGGCTTCCTGATCATGGCCACCTACCTGGCCGGCCAGTACCTGCTGACGATCGGCACCCTGGAACGCACCGGCGGCGCGGGGCGCACCGGCAGCGCGGGGCACAGCAGCAGCGCGGGGCACAGCAGCAGCGCGGGGCGCACCGGCAGCGCGGAGCGCACCGCCTCCTGA